In Pseudomonas fluorescens, a genomic segment contains:
- a CDS encoding AraC family transcriptional regulator — protein MSDLPGNAAYTKRFDAVLAYIDANLEGDLSVKTLSQVAYFSAFHFHRQFTAFVGMPVARYVQLMRLRRAAHDLSSRADYSVLEAASGAGFESPEAFSRAFRRAFGMAPSAFRKRPNWQVWRGVFSVPHFSRSIIMQVRIVEFHSVRVAALEHLGDPERVDESVQSFIAWRMQSGQSPVASSRSFGIPFGNPDTTPADEFRFAICGEIHAPLAANAFGVTERVIPGGRCVVVRHVGSPDHIAESIYPIYRDWLPGSGEELRDQPLFFEYLSIFPETPQDQWQTDIYVPLQ, from the coding sequence GTGTCTGACTTGCCAGGCAACGCCGCCTACACAAAACGCTTCGACGCCGTACTCGCCTATATCGACGCGAATCTTGAAGGCGACTTGTCGGTGAAGACGCTGAGCCAAGTGGCGTATTTTTCGGCGTTTCACTTCCATCGGCAGTTCACCGCGTTTGTGGGCATGCCTGTTGCGCGCTATGTGCAGCTGATGCGTCTACGACGCGCGGCGCATGACTTGTCTTCCCGCGCTGACTATTCGGTGCTGGAGGCCGCATCGGGGGCGGGCTTTGAAAGTCCAGAAGCCTTTTCCAGGGCGTTCAGGCGAGCGTTCGGCATGGCGCCGAGCGCATTCAGAAAGCGGCCGAATTGGCAGGTCTGGCGTGGGGTGTTCAGCGTCCCTCATTTTTCCAGGAGCATCATCATGCAGGTACGAATAGTTGAGTTTCATTCCGTCAGGGTTGCTGCATTAGAGCACCTCGGCGACCCAGAGCGCGTGGATGAAAGCGTGCAGTCATTCATCGCCTGGCGCATGCAGAGCGGGCAATCGCCGGTAGCTTCCAGTCGCAGCTTCGGTATTCCTTTCGGCAATCCTGATACCACCCCGGCCGATGAGTTCCGGTTTGCCATTTGCGGCGAGATCCACGCGCCGCTGGCAGCAAATGCGTTCGGCGTCACTGAACGCGTCATCCCGGGTGGCCGCTGTGTGGTGGTGCGTCATGTGGGTTCGCCGGATCACATCGCAGAGTCGATCTATCCGATCTATCGTGACTGGCTCCCTGGCAGCGGCGAAGAGCTTCGAGACCAGCCGTTGTTTTTCGAGTACCTGAGCATCTTCCCCGAAACACCGCAGGATCAATGGCAGACCGATATTTATGTGCCATTGCAATAG
- a CDS encoding GNAT family N-acetyltransferase, producing the protein MPALTFRNALPADAARCFDIEISAYEGDEAATLEKIATRIAQYPQGFLILEAAGEVVGFINCGCAHQVVMSDEAFKELVGHSPEAPNVVIMSVVVDPAHQGKGYSTLLMTEFVQRMRAMGKQTIHLMCKERHVSLYTRMGYRYVQPSPSDHGGMAWHEMVMAF; encoded by the coding sequence ATGCCCGCCCTCACCTTCCGCAACGCCCTGCCCGCCGACGCCGCCCGTTGCTTTGATATCGAAATCAGCGCCTATGAGGGCGACGAAGCCGCGACGCTGGAGAAGATCGCCACGCGTATTGCGCAATACCCGCAAGGTTTTTTGATCCTGGAGGCCGCTGGCGAGGTGGTGGGTTTTATCAATTGTGGCTGCGCCCATCAGGTGGTGATGTCGGACGAGGCGTTCAAGGAGCTGGTGGGCCATTCGCCCGAAGCGCCGAATGTGGTGATCATGTCGGTGGTGGTCGACCCGGCGCATCAGGGCAAGGGCTATTCCACGCTGCTGATGACCGAATTTGTGCAACGTATGCGGGCCATGGGCAAGCAGACCATTCACCTGATGTGCAAGGAGCGCCATGTGTCGTTGTACACGCGCATGGGCTACCGCTATGTGCAACCTTCGCCCTCGGATCACGGCGGGATGGCGTGGCATGAGATGGTGATGGCTTTTTAA